The Petrotoga olearia DSM 13574 genome contains a region encoding:
- a CDS encoding branched-chain amino acid ABC transporter permease: MKKILTPLIAVIATGLLIFLPFYTGAYFLHVVMTILIYMTLSLSWDMMLRTGQLSFGVAGFFGVGAYVSIVSFSNFGINPIFSIFLAGGFIALIALALGFVVLKLRGIYFAITTLALTTVFSVIIRNTPRLTGGASGKVIPNVIFQGDSSKIYWLILALALSTILISEIFSRTRVHFAINSIRTDEVVAKSTGINIFKYLIIIFIITAAIQGVTGAVYSQQYGFVSPETTFSLDFLLLPMAMALVGGIYSTWGPVIGAIVLGFASEYLKLIMPYGHLIIYGIIIILIILFLPKGIFGSLKSKIQSSK, encoded by the coding sequence ATGAAAAAAATCTTAACTCCTTTAATAGCGGTTATAGCAACAGGACTATTAATATTTTTGCCTTTCTATACTGGAGCGTATTTTCTACATGTAGTTATGACTATTTTAATATATATGACGTTATCTTTGAGCTGGGATATGATGTTGAGAACGGGTCAATTATCCTTTGGAGTAGCTGGTTTTTTTGGGGTAGGTGCTTATGTATCGATAGTTTCCTTTTCAAATTTTGGAATTAATCCTATATTTAGCATATTTCTTGCAGGGGGTTTTATTGCACTAATAGCTTTGGCATTAGGATTTGTCGTTCTTAAATTGAGAGGAATTTATTTTGCAATCACCACTTTAGCCTTGACAACGGTTTTTTCCGTTATTATCAGGAATACTCCCCGTTTAACCGGTGGAGCAAGTGGGAAGGTTATACCTAATGTAATATTTCAAGGAGATTCATCAAAGATATATTGGTTGATATTGGCCTTAGCTCTATCGACAATTTTAATTTCTGAAATATTTAGTCGAACAAGGGTTCATTTTGCCATCAACTCAATAAGGACAGATGAAGTTGTGGCTAAATCGACTGGTATTAATATTTTTAAATATCTGATAATTATCTTTATTATAACAGCAGCTATTCAAGGGGTAACTGGGGCCGTGTACTCTCAACAATACGGATTTGTTTCTCCCGAAACAACCTTTTCTTTAGATTTTCTCTTATTACCTATGGCAATGGCACTTGTTGGAGGAATATATTCTACATGGGGCCCTGTTATTGGAGCAATCGTTTTAGGGTTTGCATCTGAATATTTAAAATTAATCATGCCCTATGGTCATCTTATAATTTATGGAATAATCATAATTCTTATAATATTGTTCTTACCAAAGGGAATATTTGGATCTTTAAAAAGTAAAATACAATCTAGTAAGTAG